One Vibrio sp. 16 genomic window carries:
- the rluD gene encoding 23S rRNA pseudouridine(1911/1915/1917) synthase RluD — MAQQIELTNTVKDSQLGQRLDQAIAELFADFSRSRLKEWLLAGKVQVNGEVVTKPRTKVMGGEEIILQAELEDEERWEAQDIPLDIVYEDDDILVINKPRGFVVHPGAGTPDGTVLNALLHHYPNIAEVPRAGIVHRLDKDTTGLMVVAKTVPAQTRLVRALQKKRNFVREYEAIAIGRMTAGGRIEQPIGRHSTKRTLMAVSPMGKPAVTHYRVAEHFREHTRIRLRLETGRTHQIRVHMSYLQHPLLGDSAYGGRARIPSGATEELAEKIRSFDRQALHAVMLKFEHPITGEEVEFHAPVPDDMVEMAEALRQDTQEHGLQDEF, encoded by the coding sequence ATGGCTCAGCAGATTGAATTAACCAATACAGTAAAAGATAGCCAACTGGGTCAACGCCTGGATCAAGCTATCGCCGAATTATTCGCCGATTTTTCGCGCTCTCGACTAAAAGAATGGTTGTTGGCGGGGAAAGTCCAAGTCAACGGTGAAGTTGTAACCAAACCTCGCACCAAAGTGATGGGCGGGGAGGAAATCATTCTGCAAGCGGAACTTGAAGATGAAGAGCGCTGGGAAGCGCAAGATATTCCTCTTGATATCGTCTATGAAGATGACGATATTTTGGTGATTAACAAACCGCGTGGTTTTGTTGTTCACCCAGGAGCGGGCACGCCAGATGGTACCGTCCTTAATGCGTTGTTGCATCATTACCCAAACATAGCCGAAGTGCCTCGCGCAGGTATCGTCCATCGTTTAGATAAAGATACTACCGGCTTAATGGTTGTAGCGAAAACCGTCCCTGCGCAAACTCGTCTAGTACGTGCTTTGCAGAAAAAACGCAATTTTGTCCGTGAGTATGAAGCCATCGCGATTGGCCGCATGACAGCGGGTGGTCGAATTGAACAGCCGATCGGTCGTCATTCGACTAAACGTACTTTGATGGCGGTTAGCCCAATGGGTAAACCAGCGGTGACGCATTACCGTGTTGCGGAGCACTTTCGCGAACATACGCGCATCCGCCTTCGCTTGGAAACGGGTCGTACTCACCAAATTCGTGTTCACATGTCCTATCTACAGCATCCTCTATTAGGGGATAGTGCGTATGGTGGCCGAGCGCGTATTCCTAGTGGCGCAACTGAAGAACTGGCGGAAAAAATCCGCAGCTTTGACCGTCAAGCGCTGCACGCGGTGATGCTTAAATTTGAACACCCTATTACCGGTGAAGAAGTCGAATTCCATGCCCCTGTTCCTGATGATATGGTCGAAATGGCGGAAGCGCTGCGTCAAGATACTCAAGAACACGGTTTACAAGACGAGTTCTAG
- a CDS encoding lytic transglycosylase F — MFKVVLSLIILSLSISRCFALSLSPLQKEPYLGDLPALEKKGVIRVLVAADLGFYYIEDGRPKGILAELLYHFEKQLKQRSSYFNLQIIPVHRDELIPSLVQGYGDLIVANLTITPARLNSIDFSLPVLKGVKERLVTDQSVASIENIEQLSGKEVWVRASSSYFESLQQLNHQLDSLGLPPVIVRFVEETLQDLELVELVNQGHISATILDSHKTELWLKVMDNIQVHDSVPLRINGEIAWAMRKNSPQLQTFVNQYLKTSRSGTLLGNVIYSKYLDNTQWLRKILNPNHINRLEALSGIFSLYSDQYDFDPMMISAQGFQESGLDQSKVSHKGAVGVMQVLPSTAKDPNVNIPDIYKVDNNIHAGVKYMRFLKDRYFSDDKISPDNQVYFALAAYNAGPANIRRVRRLASQQGYDPNKWFKNVEIMARRHIGREPVHYVANINRYFVIYKQLEALKTLRESQSASNAIKIDFWR, encoded by the coding sequence ATGTTCAAAGTTGTATTAAGTCTTATTATTTTGTCACTCTCTATATCCCGCTGTTTTGCTCTTTCTCTCTCTCCTTTGCAAAAAGAGCCTTACTTGGGAGACTTGCCAGCTCTAGAGAAAAAAGGCGTCATTCGTGTTCTGGTCGCTGCCGATCTAGGTTTTTACTACATCGAAGATGGCAGACCGAAAGGCATCCTCGCGGAACTCCTCTACCATTTCGAAAAACAACTCAAACAACGCTCTTCCTATTTCAATCTACAAATCATTCCCGTTCATCGTGATGAGCTGATTCCTTCATTAGTGCAAGGATACGGCGATCTGATTGTGGCCAACCTAACGATAACGCCCGCACGTCTTAACTCTATCGATTTCAGCTTACCCGTATTAAAGGGGGTCAAAGAACGGCTTGTCACTGACCAATCCGTTGCTTCGATAGAAAACATCGAACAACTTAGCGGTAAAGAGGTTTGGGTTCGCGCAAGTTCCAGCTACTTCGAAAGCCTTCAGCAACTAAACCACCAGCTAGATAGCCTCGGCCTCCCTCCCGTGATTGTTCGGTTTGTCGAAGAAACACTGCAGGATCTTGAGTTGGTCGAACTCGTCAATCAAGGCCATATCAGCGCAACTATCTTAGACAGCCACAAAACAGAGCTTTGGCTCAAAGTCATGGACAATATTCAGGTACATGACTCAGTTCCCCTAAGAATAAATGGAGAAATTGCTTGGGCTATGAGAAAGAACAGTCCACAGCTGCAAACCTTTGTAAATCAATATTTGAAGACTTCCCGATCAGGTACCTTGCTCGGCAACGTTATTTACAGCAAGTATCTAGACAATACTCAGTGGCTGAGAAAAATCCTTAACCCAAACCATATCAACCGATTAGAAGCACTGTCGGGAATTTTTTCTCTCTACTCCGACCAATATGATTTTGATCCCATGATGATTTCAGCCCAGGGATTCCAAGAGTCGGGGTTAGACCAAAGTAAAGTGTCACACAAAGGCGCAGTGGGCGTTATGCAAGTCCTTCCTAGCACGGCAAAAGACCCTAACGTGAATATTCCCGACATTTACAAAGTCGACAATAATATCCACGCTGGCGTGAAATATATGCGCTTCCTAAAAGACCGATACTTTAGCGATGACAAAATCAGCCCAGACAACCAAGTTTACTTTGCACTCGCCGCATATAACGCCGGTCCTGCTAACATTAGACGCGTTCGCCGACTAGCTTCCCAGCAAGGCTACGATCCAAACAAGTGGTTTAAGAATGTCGAAATCATGGCCAGACGGCACATTGGTAGAGAGCCCGTGCACTACGTTGCTAACATCAACCGCTACTTCGTTATTTATAAGCAATTAGAAGCATTAAAAACGCTACGCGAGAGTCAATCTGCGTCAAACGCCATCAAAATAGATTTTTGGCGATAG
- the hpf gene encoding ribosome hibernation-promoting factor, HPF/YfiA family — translation MKVNITGKNIDITSAIRTHIESKFKKLEKWQVDIIGCQTSFSEEPNKQMKFEAVITVPKGQLVASATHEDLYAAVNEVEQKLERQLNKLRHKPEARRTEKPELEETELEAE, via the coding sequence ATGAAAGTAAACATCACTGGTAAAAATATCGACATCACCTCTGCAATCCGCACTCATATTGAGAGCAAATTTAAAAAGTTGGAAAAATGGCAAGTAGACATTATTGGTTGCCAAACAAGCTTCAGTGAGGAGCCGAACAAACAGATGAAGTTTGAAGCTGTCATCACGGTACCAAAAGGCCAACTGGTTGCATCTGCAACACACGAAGATTTATACGCTGCCGTTAATGAGGTAGAACAGAAACTAGAACGTCAGCTAAACAAACTACGCCACAAACCAGAAGCTCGCCGCACTGAGAAGCCAGAGCTAGAAGAAACTGAGCTAGAAGCGGAATAG
- the suhB gene encoding inositol-1-monophosphatase, whose translation MHPMLNIAIRAARKAGNHIAKSLENAEKIESTQKGTNDFVTNVDKEAEAIIIDTIKASYPEHCIVAEENGVIEGKDKEVQWIIDPLDGTSNFVKGLPHFSVSIAVRFKGKTEVACVYDPMLNELFTAQRGAGAQLNNARIRVKQLKDLQGTILATGFPYKQKQHSESYFKIMSALFVDCADFRRTGSAALDLCYVAAGRVDGFFELGLKPWDIAAGELIAREAGAIITDFAGGTDYMKSGNVVASSARGVKGMLKHIREHGNEALLK comes from the coding sequence ATGCATCCAATGCTTAATATCGCTATTCGTGCTGCACGAAAAGCAGGCAATCATATTGCTAAATCTTTAGAAAATGCTGAGAAGATCGAATCAACTCAGAAAGGCACGAACGACTTTGTTACTAACGTAGACAAAGAAGCAGAAGCTATCATTATCGATACGATTAAAGCGTCGTACCCAGAACACTGCATCGTCGCAGAAGAAAATGGCGTTATCGAAGGTAAAGATAAAGAAGTACAATGGATCATCGACCCACTGGATGGCACTTCAAACTTTGTAAAAGGTTTACCACATTTTTCTGTCTCTATCGCTGTTCGCTTTAAAGGTAAAACAGAAGTTGCTTGTGTTTACGACCCAATGCTCAATGAGCTATTCACAGCTCAACGCGGTGCTGGTGCTCAGCTAAACAACGCACGTATCCGTGTAAAACAGCTAAAAGACCTTCAAGGCACTATTCTAGCGACTGGTTTCCCATACAAGCAAAAACAGCACTCTGAATCTTACTTCAAGATCATGTCTGCGCTATTTGTAGACTGTGCTGACTTCCGTCGTACTGGCTCTGCCGCTCTAGACCTATGTTATGTTGCAGCAGGCCGTGTTGATGGTTTCTTCGAGCTAGGTCTTAAGCCTTGGGACATCGCAGCGGGCGAACTGATCGCTCGAGAGGCTGGTGCTATCATCACCGATTTCGCAGGTGGCACTGACTACATGAAGTCAGGTAATGTTGTAGCGTCAAGCGCACGCGGTGTTAAAGGCATGCTTAAGCATATCCGTGAACACGGTAACGAAGCACTACTTAAATAA
- the pgeF gene encoding peptidoglycan editing factor PgeF, with protein sequence MEMIIPNWPAPKNIKAFASTRTGGCSQAPYNGLNLGAHVGDDDKTVQQNRALLAEFAKMPSVPVWLNQTHSTVVTKANQPTDEVLNADGLFTQNSGIVCSAMTADCLPVLLTNTDGTQVAAVHAGWRGLANGIVENALLHFEGEVMAWIGPAIGKSAFEVGEDVLNTFCSFDPQAKLAFQDKGSSGKYLADMNLLVTQRLNKSGVTQVYYSDLCTYQNPEQFYSYRRDGVTGRQATFIWIES encoded by the coding sequence ATGGAAATGATTATCCCCAACTGGCCTGCGCCCAAAAATATCAAAGCGTTTGCTTCAACTCGAACTGGAGGCTGCTCACAGGCACCTTATAACGGCTTGAACCTCGGGGCTCACGTTGGGGATGATGATAAAACAGTTCAGCAAAATAGAGCATTGCTGGCAGAGTTTGCCAAAATGCCATCGGTGCCTGTTTGGCTTAACCAGACACACTCGACAGTGGTCACTAAAGCGAACCAACCCACAGATGAAGTGTTAAATGCTGATGGCCTGTTTACCCAAAACTCAGGCATTGTCTGTTCTGCGATGACCGCGGATTGCTTGCCGGTTTTATTGACCAATACAGATGGCACTCAAGTCGCGGCGGTTCATGCTGGTTGGCGTGGTTTGGCTAACGGCATTGTCGAAAATGCGCTGCTTCATTTTGAAGGAGAAGTCATGGCTTGGATTGGGCCAGCCATAGGCAAAAGTGCATTTGAAGTTGGCGAAGATGTGTTGAATACGTTTTGCTCTTTTGATCCTCAAGCTAAACTCGCTTTTCAAGACAAAGGTAGCTCAGGTAAATATCTGGCTGATATGAACCTTCTTGTTACACAGAGGCTTAACAAATCAGGCGTTACGCAAGTCTATTACAGTGACCTGTGTACCTATCAAAACCCAGAGCAGTTTTACTCATATCGCCGTGATGGTGTGACCGGACGCCAAGCCACGTTTATTTGGATTGAATCCTAG
- the clpB gene encoding ATP-dependent chaperone ClpB — protein sequence MRLDRFTSKFQIAISDAQSLALGRDHQYIEPVHLMVALMDQDGSPIRPLLTMLNVDITQLRSKLSEILDRLPKVSGIGGDVQLSSAMGTMFNLCDKVAQKRQDAYISSEIFLLAAIEDRGPLGALLKEQGLTEDKISEAIDKVRGGQKVNDQNAEELRQALEKFTIDLTERAEQGKLDPVIGRDDEIRRTIQVLQRRTKNNPVIIGEPGVGKTAIVEGLAQRIVNNEVPEGLRGRRVLSLDMGALVAGAKYRGEFEERLKSVLNELSKEEGNIILFIDEIHTMVGAGKGEGSMDAGNMLKPALARGELHCVGATTLDEYRQYIEKDPALERRFQKVIVDEPTVEDTVAILRGLKERYELHHHVEITDPAIVAAASLSHRYVSDRQLPDKAIDLIDEAASSIRMQIDSKPEALDKLERKIIQLKIEQQALTNEHDDASEKRLNILNEELAEKEREFAELDEVWNAEKAALSGTQHIKSELEQARLDMEFARRAGDLNRMSELQYGRIPELEKQLDLATQAEMQEMTLLRNKVTDNEIAEVLSKQTGIPVSKMLEAEKEKLLQMEEVLHKRVIGQTEAVEVVSDAIRRSRAGLSDPNKPIGSFLFLGPTGVGKTELCKTLAHFMFDSEDAMVRIDMSEFMEKHSVARLVGAPPGYVGYEEGGYLTEAVRRKPYSVILLDEVEKAHPDVFNILLQVLDDGRLTDGQGRTVDFRNTVVIMTSNLGSARIQENFGALDYEGMKEQVMEVVSKHFRPEFLNRVDESVVFHPLAQEHIKSIASIQLKRLSDRMEDKGYVLEVSDKALDLIAQVGFDPVFGARPLKRAIQQSVENPLAKAILAGRVIPEKPVKLLVNNDQIIAHQ from the coding sequence ATGCGTCTTGACAGATTCACAAGTAAATTTCAAATCGCGATATCTGACGCTCAATCGTTGGCGTTGGGCCGCGATCATCAATACATAGAGCCAGTTCATTTAATGGTGGCACTGATGGATCAGGATGGTAGTCCGATTCGTCCGTTGTTAACGATGCTCAATGTAGACATCACGCAGCTACGCTCAAAGCTTAGCGAGATCTTAGATCGATTGCCTAAAGTCAGTGGCATTGGGGGAGACGTTCAACTCTCTAGTGCAATGGGGACCATGTTTAACTTATGTGACAAGGTTGCCCAAAAGCGTCAAGACGCCTACATCTCTTCTGAAATTTTCCTACTTGCGGCAATTGAAGATCGCGGTCCGTTAGGTGCATTGCTAAAAGAGCAAGGTCTAACGGAAGATAAAATAAGCGAAGCGATTGATAAAGTGCGGGGAGGTCAAAAGGTTAATGACCAAAACGCAGAAGAGCTACGTCAAGCGTTAGAGAAGTTTACGATTGACCTGACTGAACGGGCTGAACAAGGCAAACTGGATCCGGTGATTGGTCGTGATGATGAAATTCGCAGAACTATCCAAGTACTGCAGCGTCGCACCAAAAACAATCCAGTGATCATTGGTGAGCCTGGGGTTGGTAAAACGGCCATTGTAGAGGGTTTAGCGCAGCGTATCGTGAACAATGAAGTGCCAGAAGGGCTTCGCGGACGTCGAGTGCTCTCATTAGATATGGGCGCGCTGGTGGCTGGTGCTAAGTACCGTGGTGAGTTTGAGGAGCGCTTAAAATCGGTCTTGAACGAACTCTCTAAAGAAGAGGGCAATATTATCCTCTTTATTGATGAGATTCATACCATGGTCGGCGCGGGTAAAGGCGAAGGCTCTATGGATGCCGGTAATATGTTGAAGCCCGCTTTGGCGCGCGGAGAACTGCATTGCGTTGGTGCAACAACTTTGGATGAATACCGCCAGTACATAGAGAAAGATCCGGCGTTAGAGCGTCGCTTTCAAAAAGTGATTGTCGATGAGCCAACCGTTGAAGATACGGTTGCGATCTTACGTGGTCTAAAGGAGCGTTACGAACTGCATCATCATGTTGAAATAACCGATCCGGCCATCGTAGCTGCGGCAAGTTTGTCACATCGCTATGTGTCAGATAGACAGTTACCTGATAAAGCCATCGACCTGATCGATGAGGCCGCATCGAGTATTCGTATGCAAATTGACTCCAAGCCTGAAGCGCTAGACAAGCTTGAACGGAAAATCATCCAACTTAAGATTGAGCAACAAGCGTTAACGAATGAGCATGACGACGCGAGTGAAAAACGCCTCAACATACTCAATGAAGAACTTGCAGAGAAAGAACGCGAGTTCGCGGAGTTAGATGAGGTCTGGAATGCAGAGAAAGCTGCGTTGTCAGGGACTCAGCATATCAAGTCTGAGTTAGAACAAGCTCGCTTAGATATGGAGTTCGCTCGCCGTGCTGGTGATCTCAATCGAATGTCTGAACTTCAATATGGGCGTATTCCCGAACTGGAAAAGCAACTCGATCTGGCAACACAGGCTGAGATGCAAGAAATGACCTTGCTCCGTAACAAGGTAACAGACAACGAGATTGCTGAAGTACTATCAAAGCAAACGGGTATTCCTGTTTCAAAAATGCTCGAAGCGGAAAAAGAGAAACTGCTTCAGATGGAGGAAGTTCTCCACAAGCGTGTTATTGGTCAAACGGAAGCCGTAGAAGTGGTTTCCGATGCCATCCGCCGTAGTCGAGCGGGCTTGTCGGATCCCAATAAGCCAATTGGTTCGTTCCTATTCCTAGGGCCAACTGGCGTGGGTAAAACAGAGCTTTGCAAAACACTGGCTCACTTTATGTTTGACAGTGAAGATGCGATGGTTCGTATCGACATGTCTGAGTTTATGGAAAAGCATTCCGTCGCGAGACTCGTTGGTGCGCCTCCGGGCTATGTGGGTTATGAGGAAGGTGGTTACCTCACAGAGGCTGTTCGCCGGAAACCTTATTCGGTGATATTGCTTGATGAAGTAGAGAAGGCACATCCAGATGTTTTCAATATTTTACTGCAGGTGCTTGATGATGGTCGACTAACCGATGGTCAAGGGCGAACTGTTGATTTTCGAAATACGGTTGTGATCATGACATCAAATCTCGGGTCTGCACGTATCCAAGAAAACTTTGGAGCGCTTGATTATGAGGGAATGAAAGAACAAGTGATGGAGGTGGTAAGCAAGCACTTCAGACCTGAGTTCTTAAACCGCGTCGATGAAAGTGTTGTCTTCCACCCATTGGCTCAAGAGCATATTAAATCGATAGCGTCCATTCAGTTGAAACGTTTGTCGGATAGGATGGAAGACAAAGGTTACGTACTTGAAGTCTCGGATAAGGCTCTTGATCTGATTGCGCAAGTTGGGTTTGATCCTGTGTTTGGAGCACGACCTTTGAAACGTGCAATTCAACAGAGTGTAGAAAACCCACTTGCTAAAGCGATATTAGCGGGCAGAGTTATCCCTGAGAAACCGGTAAAACTCTTGGTTAACAATGACCAGATCATCGCGCATCAGTAG
- the iscR gene encoding Fe-S cluster assembly transcriptional regulator IscR, which produces MRLTSKGRYAVTAMLDVALHSQQNPVPLADISERQGISLSYLEQLFSKLRKAGLVASVRGPGGGYRLGEDAQSISIGTVIAAVDESVDATKCNGKGDCQGGTRCLTHTLWRDLSSRISDFLNNITLGELMHDNEVLEISDRQDIDLAVNHGFATKNTNTAPIGVNVRS; this is translated from the coding sequence ATGAGACTTACATCTAAAGGAAGATACGCAGTGACAGCCATGTTAGATGTGGCTCTGCATTCGCAACAAAACCCTGTACCTCTGGCTGATATTTCAGAGCGTCAAGGGATCTCTCTATCTTACCTAGAGCAGCTTTTCTCTAAACTACGTAAAGCGGGTTTGGTTGCAAGTGTTCGTGGTCCTGGCGGTGGTTACCGACTTGGTGAAGACGCTCAGTCTATCTCTATTGGTACGGTCATTGCGGCGGTAGACGAATCTGTAGATGCGACTAAATGCAATGGGAAAGGAGACTGCCAAGGTGGCACTCGTTGCCTAACTCACACACTGTGGCGTGACTTGAGTTCACGTATTAGCGACTTCTTGAACAACATCACCTTAGGTGAGTTAATGCATGATAATGAAGTCCTAGAAATTTCTGACCGCCAAGACATTGATCTTGCCGTCAACCATGGGTTTGCTACAAAAAATACAAACACCGCACCCATCGGTGTAAATGTCCGCTCATAA
- the bamD gene encoding outer membrane protein assembly factor BamD encodes MKKHTLSGLLALSVLVGCSSSEEIVPDVPPSELYSEAQVSLQSGNWLSAISQLEALDSRYPFGAYSEQVQLDLIYAYYKNDDLALGLATIERFTRLNPTHEKLDWVLYMRGLTHMAQDRNFMHDLFNVDRSDRDPEPVKKAFADFKRLLERYPTSLYAEDSQKRMLALKNRLAEYDLATADFYLRREAWIAAINRTQELQKTYPDTVAARKSLKIQLEAYKQLGLEDAIKRTEELIKLNPI; translated from the coding sequence ATGAAAAAGCATACTTTATCTGGCTTGTTGGCACTATCTGTACTGGTTGGCTGCTCAAGCAGCGAAGAGATCGTGCCAGACGTGCCACCATCTGAGCTGTATTCAGAAGCCCAGGTTTCGCTTCAAAGTGGTAACTGGCTTTCGGCCATCAGTCAGCTTGAAGCCTTGGACTCTCGTTACCCATTTGGCGCGTACTCAGAGCAAGTTCAGCTGGATTTGATTTACGCCTACTACAAAAATGACGACTTAGCTTTAGGGCTGGCAACCATTGAACGCTTTACCCGCCTAAACCCAACCCATGAAAAGCTCGACTGGGTTTTGTATATGCGCGGGCTGACACACATGGCACAAGATCGTAACTTTATGCACGATTTGTTCAATGTTGATCGTAGCGACCGCGACCCTGAACCGGTGAAAAAAGCGTTTGCTGATTTCAAGCGCCTACTTGAACGCTACCCGACTAGCCTATACGCAGAAGATTCGCAAAAACGAATGCTCGCGCTAAAGAACCGTCTAGCTGAATACGATTTGGCTACCGCAGATTTTTATCTTCGCCGAGAGGCTTGGATTGCGGCAATCAACCGTACGCAAGAACTACAAAAAACTTATCCAGATACGGTAGCGGCTCGCAAGTCACTGAAGATACAGCTGGAAGCCTACAAGCAGCTTGGTTTAGAAGATGCGATCAAACGTACGGAAGAGTTGATAAAGCTCAACCCAATTTAA
- a CDS encoding substrate-binding periplasmic protein — translation MLQAKSIVIAIEDYPPHTSSSNAEHRLLQDPVTKVFESLGYQVVYEYTSWARALKGVRSGKFDATFPWFENKDRRDHFILSDKLMTQKVVFFHRKDNGFDWQTDEDLASYTLGAVVDYTARDVLIEMGLKPFTGNTDSYVFQLLFKGRIDAYPATIETGQMRIDQVLPKEAAEELTYHNKPLFEQDMYLLFSKEKFKDSALPEKFNQKWNDYLRSEKPLEK, via the coding sequence ATGCTGCAAGCGAAATCTATTGTCATTGCAATTGAGGACTACCCTCCCCATACGTCCAGCTCCAACGCTGAGCATAGGTTGCTGCAAGATCCAGTGACCAAAGTATTTGAGTCGCTAGGCTACCAAGTTGTCTATGAATACACCTCATGGGCAAGAGCATTGAAAGGGGTTAGATCTGGGAAGTTTGATGCAACATTCCCTTGGTTCGAAAATAAAGATCGACGAGATCATTTCATACTTTCAGATAAATTAATGACACAAAAAGTCGTGTTCTTTCATCGCAAGGATAATGGATTTGATTGGCAAACCGACGAAGACCTTGCTTCATATACGTTGGGAGCTGTGGTCGATTACACAGCGCGGGATGTGCTCATTGAGATGGGACTAAAGCCATTCACTGGAAACACTGATAGCTATGTATTTCAATTGCTGTTCAAAGGGCGAATAGATGCCTATCCTGCTACGATTGAAACTGGGCAGATGAGAATTGATCAAGTACTCCCAAAAGAGGCGGCTGAAGAGTTAACCTATCATAACAAACCACTGTTCGAACAAGATATGTATTTACTTTTTTCTAAAGAGAAGTTTAAAGACTCTGCTCTACCTGAGAAGTTCAATCAGAAGTGGAATGATTATCTAAGAAGCGAAAAGCCGCTCGAGAAATAG
- the trmJ gene encoding tRNA (cytosine(32)/uridine(32)-2'-O)-methyltransferase TrmJ, whose protein sequence is MLHNVKVVLVGTSHSGNIGSAARAMKVMGLSNLVLVDPQCSVDEQALALAAGASDIAENAKIVSSLTEAVSDCALVVGSSARSRTLEWPMLEPRECGVKFVEEGQSAPVALVFGRERTGLTNDELQTCHYHVCIPANPEYSSLNLAMAVQTLSYEVRMAFLEKEQSQYATTELVEYPRHKELEMFFEHLEKVAQKTQFISEDQPGKVMNKLRRLFNRARPEAQELNILRGVLTAIEKRINE, encoded by the coding sequence ATGCTTCACAACGTAAAAGTTGTCCTTGTGGGGACTTCGCACTCTGGAAATATTGGCTCCGCCGCTCGTGCTATGAAAGTCATGGGTTTGAGTAATTTAGTGCTAGTTGATCCTCAATGCAGCGTCGATGAACAGGCCCTCGCTTTAGCTGCGGGGGCGAGTGATATCGCTGAGAATGCTAAGATAGTCTCGTCGTTAACTGAAGCTGTCTCTGACTGCGCCCTTGTTGTGGGATCGAGCGCTCGCTCTCGCACATTGGAGTGGCCAATGCTTGAACCGCGAGAATGTGGGGTTAAGTTTGTCGAAGAAGGACAAAGCGCCCCAGTGGCTTTGGTATTTGGTCGAGAGCGTACGGGGTTAACCAACGATGAATTGCAAACCTGCCATTACCACGTTTGTATCCCTGCAAACCCTGAATATAGCTCTCTCAATTTGGCGATGGCTGTTCAGACTCTGAGCTATGAAGTACGTATGGCCTTCCTTGAAAAAGAGCAAAGCCAGTACGCGACTACCGAATTGGTTGAATATCCAAGACACAAAGAGCTGGAAATGTTCTTTGAGCACCTTGAAAAAGTGGCTCAAAAGACCCAGTTTATCAGTGAAGACCAACCAGGTAAGGTGATGAATAAACTGCGTCGTTTGTTTAATCGCGCGAGACCAGAAGCTCAAGAGCTGAACATTTTACGTGGTGTTCTTACTGCGATAGAAAAGCGTATAAACGAGTGA